A window from Enterocloster bolteae encodes these proteins:
- a CDS encoding HAMP domain-containing sensor histidine kinase yields MKFSFKLLLWTMIVMALGFGFSGYYFVNYVFQTSMDREVNQAMDESSILRFAFETAALNVPAKYDVLQDTTVSQIASNLESGGRSSGRLLRICDEQKNVLYASTGFGGGDGLLDRTGQDTRTYRVIEQDGAYYIQTGTAVNALDRVLYLETMKDVSEVFRDRSRGFSVYRRVTVAMLLCGTAVMYLIASFLTRPIRLLTRATKRMASGDYHHRARKVSSDELGQLTTDFNQMANALEDNINQLEDEIQAREDFVAAFAHELKTPLTSIIGYADALRSRRLDEEKQFMSANYIYTEGKRLEAMSFRLLDIMVTRRGEVEFTMVSAESLFLYLYDMYVINKSMKIYFNYDDGMVRAEANLIKSVLMNLLDNAFKASEADGLIEVYGHLMKDGYCFEVKDHGVGIPKEELHKITKAFYMVDKSRSRSRNGAGLGLALCAEILELHKSRLNIRSELGKGTTMSFTLPLWKEDQL; encoded by the coding sequence ATGAAATTTTCGTTCAAACTCCTGCTGTGGACCATGATTGTCATGGCCCTGGGTTTTGGGTTCAGCGGATATTATTTTGTCAATTACGTGTTTCAGACCTCCATGGACCGGGAAGTAAACCAGGCCATGGATGAGAGCAGCATTCTCCGTTTTGCATTTGAGACAGCTGCCCTCAATGTGCCGGCCAAGTATGATGTGCTCCAGGATACCACGGTGAGTCAGATAGCATCCAATCTGGAGTCGGGAGGCAGGAGCTCCGGCCGCCTGCTGCGTATTTGTGATGAGCAGAAAAATGTGCTCTATGCCAGCACCGGATTCGGCGGGGGAGACGGGCTTTTGGACCGGACAGGCCAGGATACCAGGACATACAGAGTCATAGAACAGGATGGAGCATACTACATACAGACAGGTACGGCTGTCAATGCCCTGGACCGGGTGCTGTATCTGGAGACCATGAAGGACGTGTCAGAGGTGTTTCGGGACAGGTCCCGGGGTTTCTCTGTCTACCGCAGGGTGACTGTGGCCATGCTGCTTTGCGGTACGGCTGTTATGTATCTCATAGCGTCCTTTCTGACCAGGCCCATCCGTCTGCTGACCAGGGCCACCAAGCGCATGGCCTCCGGGGATTATCACCACAGGGCCAGGAAAGTCAGCAGCGACGAACTGGGACAGCTCACAACGGATTTTAACCAGATGGCCAATGCCCTGGAGGATAACATCAATCAGCTGGAAGATGAGATTCAGGCCAGGGAGGACTTTGTGGCTGCATTTGCCCATGAGCTTAAGACGCCGCTGACCTCCATTATCGGTTATGCGGATGCCCTGCGCTCCCGCAGGCTGGATGAGGAAAAGCAGTTTATGTCCGCCAACTATATTTACACGGAAGGGAAACGCCTGGAGGCCATGTCCTTCCGCCTGTTAGACATCATGGTCACCAGGAGGGGAGAGGTGGAATTTACCATGGTGTCGGCCGAATCCCTGTTTCTGTACCTGTATGACATGTACGTGATCAACAAAAGCATGAAAATATATTTTAACTATGATGACGGCATGGTGAGGGCGGAGGCCAATCTGATTAAGTCTGTTCTCATGAACCTGCTGGACAATGCGTTCAAAGCTTCCGAGGCGGACGGCCTCATTGAGGTCTACGGCCATCTGATGAAGGACGGATACTGTTTTGAAGTAAAGGATCACGGAGTGGGCATACCGAAGGAGGAACTCCACAAGATTACCAAGGCATTTTACATGGTTGACAAGTCCAGGTCCAGAAGCCGCAACGGGGCAGGGCTGGGACTGGCTCTGTGCGCGGAAATACTGGAGCTTCACAAAAGCCGCCTGAACATAAGGAGCGAGCTGGGGAAGGGAACCACCATGAGCTTCACCCTGCCCCTCTGGAAGGAGGACCAGTTATGA
- a CDS encoding response regulator transcription factor, which yields MIKVLIVDDEKPICDLIDLNLSASGYHCTSVQDGAEALRLIENQFFDLILLDIMLPGVDGYDIMSYIRPMDIPVIFITARHEVKDRVKGLRLGADDYLVKPFDVVELVARVEAVLRRYNKTERLLTAGDVTVDVEARRVTRAGRNVELTNKEFGLLVLFIQNKNVALFRETLYEKVWEGEYSGDSRTLDLHVQRLRRKLGWENNLVAVYKVGYRLEVVQ from the coding sequence ATGATAAAAGTACTGATAGTAGATGATGAAAAACCAATTTGTGATTTGATTGATTTAAACCTGTCGGCCAGCGGTTACCATTGTACGTCTGTCCAGGACGGGGCGGAGGCCCTCCGGCTCATAGAGAATCAGTTTTTTGACCTGATACTGCTTGATATCATGCTGCCGGGAGTGGATGGCTACGATATCATGAGCTACATCCGCCCCATGGATATACCGGTGATTTTTATAACTGCCAGACATGAGGTAAAGGACAGGGTAAAGGGACTGCGCCTGGGCGCGGACGACTATCTGGTGAAACCCTTTGACGTGGTGGAACTGGTGGCCAGAGTGGAGGCTGTTCTCCGCAGATACAATAAGACGGAGCGTCTGCTGACAGCCGGCGACGTGACCGTGGATGTGGAGGCCCGCAGGGTTACCAGGGCAGGCAGGAATGTGGAACTGACCAACAAGGAATTCGGCCTTCTGGTACTCTTCATACAAAATAAAAATGTGGCTCTTTTCAGGGAGACCCTGTATGAAAAGGTGTGGGAAGGGGAGTACTCCGGGGACAGCCGCACCCTGGACCTGCATGTGCAGCGGCTGAGAAGAAAACTGGGATGGGAAAATAATCTGGTGGCAGTCTACAAGGTGGGATACCGCCTAGAGGTAGTTCAATGA
- a CDS encoding serpin family protein yields the protein MKRNIISIAAAGVLATAISVLAAGSPAAFAAPFNGVSGEGYQCESGSRDPDPIPYNDSGSMRAIAQNNTVNPEFTDGISRFSYKVFLPLLRDSRENMNFSPVSLYYALAQASEGAEGNTRAQMLALMGIGSQTPDGSPEPAQALHTAQPPAGLAASCGRLYRQIFRNNEKTKLKLVNSMWLKEGAPLNDSFKRTSENEYYASVFRVDFGNPDLPAIIRQWIGWQTDQAISMDVATASGESMKLVNAVNYQAQWTGGFRTEDNITDVFHSADGQDITCQYMTGHWNGTYYRGQGFLRASLSLTDNASMIVVLPDQGVTIRELLSSEQYTREMFGRIDELESYGGIYWKIPKFQTATTADLGPSLASLGLTGAFDVSRADFTGITGESLSLSGVIQSTVFSVNENGVGPFSENGEAGFAGLYSGEPVLQMNLDRPFLYAVTGYMGAPLYIGVCNRPAVNNP from the coding sequence ATGAAACGCAATATAATATCCATTGCCGCCGCAGGCGTTCTGGCCACGGCCATATCCGTACTGGCCGCAGGAAGTCCTGCGGCCTTTGCCGCGCCTTTTAACGGTGTATCAGGAGAAGGTTATCAATGTGAATCCGGTTCCAGGGACCCGGATCCCATACCGTACAATGATTCAGGCAGCATGCGCGCCATAGCCCAGAACAACACGGTGAATCCGGAGTTTACAGATGGAATATCCCGGTTTTCCTATAAGGTGTTCCTGCCGCTTTTGAGGGACAGCCGGGAAAATATGAATTTTTCGCCGGTGAGTCTGTACTATGCCCTGGCCCAGGCATCCGAGGGCGCAGAGGGAAACACCAGGGCCCAGATGCTGGCGCTTATGGGAATCGGCAGTCAGACACCTGACGGGTCTCCGGAACCGGCCCAGGCTTTGCACACGGCACAGCCTCCGGCCGGCCTGGCGGCTTCCTGCGGACGTCTGTACCGGCAGATATTCAGGAACAATGAAAAGACAAAATTGAAGCTGGTAAATTCCATGTGGCTGAAGGAAGGGGCCCCGCTGAACGACTCATTTAAGAGAACATCGGAAAACGAGTACTATGCGTCTGTTTTCCGGGTGGACTTTGGAAATCCGGACCTGCCGGCCATTATCAGACAGTGGATTGGCTGGCAGACGGATCAGGCTATTTCCATGGACGTGGCAACCGCTTCCGGTGAAAGCATGAAACTTGTGAATGCAGTGAATTACCAGGCCCAGTGGACAGGAGGTTTCAGGACTGAGGACAATATAACAGATGTGTTCCATTCTGCCGATGGACAGGATATAACCTGTCAGTATATGACAGGACATTGGAACGGCACTTATTACCGGGGCCAGGGATTCCTGCGCGCATCACTCTCCCTTACGGATAACGCGTCCATGATAGTTGTTCTGCCTGACCAGGGAGTGACAATCCGGGAACTGCTCTCCTCAGAACAGTATACCAGGGAAATGTTTGGCAGGATTGATGAGCTTGAATCCTACGGCGGAATTTACTGGAAGATTCCTAAATTCCAGACCGCCACCACGGCGGATCTGGGTCCTTCGCTGGCTAGTCTGGGGCTGACTGGTGCATTTGATGTCAGCCGGGCTGATTTTACAGGTATTACAGGCGAAAGCCTTTCACTTTCCGGCGTGATCCAATCCACTGTGTTCAGCGTCAATGAAAACGGTGTGGGTCCATTTTCAGAGAACGGAGAAGCCGGATTTGCTGGATTGTATTCAGGTGAGCCAGTTTTGCAGATGAACCTGGACAGGCCCTTTTTATATGCGGTTACCGGATATATGGGAGCGCCGCTGTATATAGGGGTGTGTAATCGTCCCGCGGTGAACAATCCTTAA
- a CDS encoding ABC transporter ATP-binding protein: protein MMEDRQSSRKKQNSGQAQSSRKEQTGRQEQARETKEAIRVLGRVIRYMAANYKLAVTAVLACIIVSAGATLKGMVFIQSLVDDYIRPLAQQASTGNTAPDFSPLAGALCRMAVLYLIGILAAYAYNRIMVTVSQGTMKRLRVELFTRMESLPIRYFDTHAHGDIMSVYTNDVDTLRQLMSQSVPQVANSAVTLAATAVSMLILNIPLSILTFAMACVMLFATKCLSGKSAAHFGKQQNSLGEVDGYIEEMMDGQKVVKVFCHEEQAKKEFEVLNERLRDNADKANRYANLLMPVNANIGNLSYVLCAVAGGILALNGIGGITIGTIIAFVGLNKNFSQPITQISQQMNSVVMAAAGAGRVFELLDQKQEEDNGYVEFVNVRERKDGTLEETKERTGVWAWKHPHKAEGTVTYKKMEGGIVFDGVDFGYDPSKMVLHDIKLFAEPGQKIAFVGSTGAGKTTITNLINRFYDIQDGKIRYDGININKIKKPALRRSLGIVLQDTHLFTGTVMDNIRYGKLDATDEECVNAAKLANADSFINRLPHGYETILTGDGGSLSQGQRQLLAIARAAVADPPVLILDEATSSIDTRTESLVQAGMDALMNGRTTFVIAHRLSTIRNADCIMVMEQGRIIERGSHEELIGRKGKYYQLYTGNFEEAG, encoded by the coding sequence ATGATGGAAGACAGACAGAGCAGCCGGAAAAAACAGAACAGCGGACAGGCGCAGAGCAGCCGGAAAGAACAAACCGGCAGACAGGAGCAGGCCAGGGAGACAAAGGAAGCCATCAGGGTCCTGGGCCGCGTCATCCGGTATATGGCAGCCAATTATAAACTTGCGGTGACCGCGGTGCTGGCCTGTATCATAGTGTCCGCCGGGGCTACCCTGAAGGGGATGGTGTTCATACAATCCCTGGTGGATGACTATATCCGGCCGTTGGCCCAACAGGCGTCAACGGGGAATACAGCGCCGGATTTTTCTCCCCTGGCAGGGGCGCTGTGCAGGATGGCAGTCCTTTACCTAATAGGCATTCTGGCGGCCTATGCGTATAACAGAATCATGGTCACAGTAAGCCAGGGCACCATGAAGCGGCTGAGGGTGGAACTGTTTACCAGGATGGAATCTCTGCCCATCAGATATTTTGATACCCACGCCCATGGCGATATCATGTCAGTATATACCAATGATGTGGATACCCTGCGGCAGCTCATGAGCCAGAGTGTTCCCCAGGTAGCCAATTCTGCGGTCACACTGGCGGCAACCGCTGTTTCCATGCTGATTTTAAATATACCTCTGTCCATACTTACCTTTGCTATGGCCTGTGTCATGCTGTTTGCCACAAAATGTCTTTCAGGCAAATCTGCCGCCCATTTTGGAAAACAGCAGAACTCCCTGGGAGAGGTGGACGGATATATAGAGGAAATGATGGACGGACAGAAGGTGGTCAAGGTATTTTGTCATGAGGAACAGGCCAAAAAGGAGTTTGAGGTGCTGAATGAAAGGCTTCGGGACAACGCTGATAAGGCTAACCGGTACGCCAACCTCCTCATGCCGGTCAATGCCAATATCGGCAATCTGAGTTATGTTCTGTGCGCAGTGGCAGGAGGAATCCTGGCATTAAACGGCATAGGTGGAATTACAATCGGCACCATCATTGCCTTCGTGGGACTCAATAAAAATTTCTCCCAGCCGATTACCCAAATCAGCCAGCAGATGAACTCTGTGGTCATGGCAGCGGCAGGCGCCGGAAGGGTATTTGAGCTTCTGGACCAGAAGCAGGAGGAGGACAATGGGTATGTGGAATTTGTGAATGTCCGGGAACGGAAGGACGGCACACTGGAAGAGACAAAAGAGCGCACCGGTGTCTGGGCCTGGAAACACCCCCATAAGGCAGAGGGGACTGTTACCTATAAGAAAATGGAAGGCGGCATTGTTTTTGACGGAGTGGATTTCGGCTATGACCCATCCAAGATGGTGCTCCATGACATCAAGCTGTTTGCCGAACCCGGTCAGAAAATTGCATTTGTAGGATCTACCGGGGCGGGCAAGACCACCATCACCAACCTGATTAACCGCTTCTATGACATACAGGACGGAAAAATCCGATATGACGGAATCAATATCAATAAAATTAAGAAACCGGCCCTCCGCCGCTCCCTGGGCATCGTGCTCCAGGACACCCACCTCTTTACAGGTACTGTCATGGACAATATCCGATACGGAAAGCTGGACGCTACAGATGAGGAATGCGTCAATGCAGCAAAACTGGCCAACGCAGACAGCTTCATAAACCGTCTCCCCCATGGCTATGAAACCATCCTTACAGGAGATGGAGGCAGTCTGAGCCAGGGACAGAGGCAGCTTTTAGCCATAGCCAGGGCAGCCGTGGCAGACCCGCCTGTACTGATTCTCGACGAGGCCACCTCATCCATAGATACCAGGACGGAATCCCTGGTGCAGGCCGGCATGGATGCCCTGATGAATGGGAGGACCACCTTCGTCATTGCCCACAGACTGTCTACTATCCGCAATGCAGACTGTATTATGGTCATGGAACAGGGAAGAATCATCGAGCGGGGGTCCCATGAGGAGCTGATTGGAAGGAAGGGAAAATACTATCAGCTGTATACAGGGAATTTTGAGGAAGCGGGTTAA
- a CDS encoding ABC transporter ATP-binding protein, translating to MRTILAQLKQYKKDSILTPLFTALEVIMEVMLPFITALIIDEGIQEGNMRKVYTYGGVMIVMAFISLISGAMAGKYAASASSGLACNLRKGIYDKVQDFSFSNIDKFSTAGLVTRMTTDVTNIQNAYQMCIRVAVRAPLMLVCSMVMSFMISPRLSMIFLGAILFLACILGIIMMAARKIFNVVFTKYDDLNAGVQENVSGIRVVKAYVREDYENQKFTSAAENLCRLFVKAEGTLAFNNPAMMLVVYGCILAVSWFGARFIVIGTMSSGELTSLFSYIMSIMMSLMMLSMIFVMIAMSAASIRRIEEVFKEEPDIRNPERPVMDVADGSVDFNCVCFSYGKGKEDAGGTDKGMDKGRGGQALSDIELHIRSGETVGIIGGTGSGKSSLVNLISRLYDADSGSVCVGGRDVREYDLETLRDSVAVVLQKNVLFSGTILENLRWGNQDATEEECREACRAACADEFIERLPHGYHTFLERGGTNVSGGQKQRLCIARALLKNPRILILDDSTSAVDTATDARIREAFGAAIPGTTKIIIAQRISSVQHADHILVIEDGRINGYGTNDQLVRSNEIYREIYESQSRGGGDFDQVQAENAGKESVA from the coding sequence ATGAGAACGATTTTAGCACAGCTTAAGCAATATAAAAAAGATTCCATTCTGACCCCTCTCTTTACCGCCCTGGAGGTAATTATGGAGGTCATGCTTCCCTTTATCACAGCGCTGATTATTGATGAGGGAATCCAGGAAGGGAACATGAGAAAGGTATATACCTATGGAGGAGTCATGATTGTCATGGCTTTTATCAGCCTGATATCCGGGGCTATGGCAGGAAAGTACGCGGCCAGCGCATCCTCCGGTCTGGCCTGTAATCTGAGAAAGGGAATCTATGACAAGGTGCAGGACTTTTCCTTTTCAAACATTGATAAGTTCAGCACGGCAGGTCTGGTGACCCGTATGACCACGGATGTAACCAATATCCAGAACGCATATCAAATGTGCATCCGGGTGGCTGTCAGGGCGCCCCTCATGCTGGTATGCAGCATGGTCATGTCCTTCATGATTAGCCCCCGGCTCAGCATGATTTTCCTGGGAGCCATTCTGTTTTTGGCATGTATACTGGGAATCATCATGATGGCGGCCAGGAAGATATTCAACGTTGTTTTCACAAAATATGACGACCTGAATGCAGGGGTCCAGGAAAATGTTTCCGGCATCCGGGTGGTGAAGGCCTATGTGCGGGAGGATTATGAGAACCAGAAATTCACCAGTGCAGCAGAAAACCTCTGCCGCCTGTTCGTAAAGGCAGAAGGCACCCTGGCATTTAACAATCCAGCCATGATGCTGGTGGTTTACGGCTGTATACTGGCCGTATCCTGGTTTGGAGCCAGGTTTATCGTCATTGGAACTATGAGCAGCGGCGAGCTGACCTCCCTGTTCAGCTATATCATGTCAATCATGATGTCTCTTATGATGCTGTCCATGATATTTGTCATGATTGCCATGAGTGCTGCCAGCATAAGGAGAATTGAGGAGGTATTTAAGGAAGAGCCGGATATCCGCAACCCGGAACGGCCTGTCATGGATGTGGCAGACGGAAGCGTTGATTTTAACTGTGTATGTTTTTCCTATGGGAAGGGTAAGGAGGACGCTGGGGGAACGGATAAGGGAATGGACAAAGGCAGAGGCGGGCAGGCGTTGTCCGATATTGAGCTGCATATCCGGTCCGGTGAAACTGTGGGCATCATAGGAGGCACGGGAAGCGGCAAGTCCAGCCTGGTAAATCTAATCAGCCGCCTCTATGACGCGGACAGCGGCAGCGTATGTGTAGGAGGCAGGGATGTGCGGGAATATGATTTGGAAACGCTCAGGGACTCCGTGGCAGTGGTTCTGCAGAAAAATGTACTGTTTTCCGGTACGATTCTGGAGAATCTGCGGTGGGGAAATCAGGATGCCACAGAAGAAGAATGCCGGGAAGCCTGCCGGGCGGCCTGTGCCGACGAATTCATAGAGCGTCTACCCCACGGATACCATACCTTCCTGGAGCGGGGAGGAACCAATGTGTCAGGCGGTCAGAAGCAGAGGCTGTGTATTGCCAGGGCGCTGTTAAAGAACCCCAGGATCCTGATACTGGACGATTCCACCAGCGCGGTGGATACGGCGACAGATGCCAGAATCAGGGAAGCCTTTGGGGCGGCAATACCGGGAACCACCAAAATCATCATTGCCCAGCGCATATCCAGTGTGCAGCATGCGGACCACATACTGGTGATAGAGGACGGGCGTATAAACGGATACGGAACCAATGACCAGCTGGTGAGGTCCAATGAGATATACCGTGAAATATACGAGTCACAGAGCAGGGGCGGAGGGGACTTTGACCAGGTTCAGGCAGAAAACGCAGGAAAGGAGAGTGTGGCATGA
- a CDS encoding LysR family transcriptional regulator: protein MNTVQLECFLAVAEYLNFSKAADFLKITQPAVSHQITSLEDELGTRLFVRTSKNVNLTEAGLMFMEDASSILKIACGAKKRLGIGSNDVLFLTVGCHNQSELDLLPPVIRRLADRFPTLHPTVKLIPFKSMANLLDEERIHVMFGFQQDEQKKPIGLFHELARIPLACVCSAGHPYAGRTCLNVDELEGPIVLGEPHRLPATVLQSQIRASSSCHPSELFFVDTYESILALVRAGLGYSLLPFYPGSDKKGLCYIPVTGIPPLAFGLYHKGVKGNTILKEFIRLLDEEVAAGEFRA, encoded by the coding sequence ATGAATACAGTGCAGTTAGAATGTTTTCTGGCCGTGGCGGAATATCTGAATTTTTCCAAGGCAGCTGATTTTTTAAAAATTACCCAGCCGGCTGTAAGCCATCAGATTACATCCCTGGAGGACGAGCTGGGGACCAGGCTCTTTGTGCGTACCAGTAAAAATGTAAACCTGACTGAAGCCGGGCTCATGTTCATGGAGGATGCATCCAGCATCCTGAAGATTGCCTGCGGCGCTAAAAAACGGCTGGGCATAGGAAGCAATGACGTTCTGTTTCTCACCGTGGGGTGCCATAACCAGTCAGAGTTAGATCTTCTTCCCCCTGTCATACGCAGGCTGGCGGATCGTTTCCCCACCCTCCACCCCACTGTGAAACTGATTCCGTTTAAGTCCATGGCCAATCTTCTGGATGAAGAGCGCATCCACGTCATGTTCGGCTTCCAGCAGGATGAGCAGAAGAAACCCATCGGCTTATTCCATGAGCTGGCCCGGATACCGCTGGCCTGCGTGTGCAGTGCCGGACATCCCTACGCCGGGCGCACCTGCCTGAATGTGGATGAGCTGGAGGGGCCCATAGTCCTGGGTGAGCCCCACAGGCTGCCAGCCACCGTACTCCAGTCTCAAATCCGTGCTTCCTCCTCCTGCCATCCTTCGGAGCTTTTCTTTGTGGATACCTATGAAAGCATACTGGCTCTGGTAAGGGCAGGCCTTGGATACAGCCTTCTCCCCTTCTATCCGGGCAGTGATAAAAAAGGGCTCTGTTATATCCCGGTAACGGGAATACCTCCCCTTGCTTTTGGCTTGTATCATAAAGGAGTAAAGGGAAATACCATACTAAAAGAATTCATCCGGCTATTGGATGAGGAGGTGGCTGCCGGTGAATTCCGGGCATGA
- a CDS encoding diguanylate cyclase produces the protein MKQKQSIASKCSAFTAGLVILQSLLVLGMLIAGGILKQTRDTAYQSFASTVTLRASSIQDQIDNRWTNIHPYVQELSDRLSESGYGEGKMDAESFLIGSADTLISMLHVSGTTGTFLILDEPGQGKSMPALYFRDYDPETYSADNSDLFQVMGPAEISRRYQIPLDSVWHYGLSLNEENRKFFDMPFQAAGQSRDYEKLGYWSRPFYMTPEDVPVITYTVPLFDRAGQVHGVIGVEISLEHIRKLLPANELSAQDSPGYMVAAMQENPQELFVLVKKGEYQNRLFGDEPLLRIKQEDETYSICQVSSLTGEKIYGCIKSLDLYGTKNVPYDSGNWVVLGLMRGDALYGFLHRIIKIFAVTLMVSLLLGAGAAGFISRKITEPVAKLAAKVRNFDYTRKIRLERTGIEELDLLSQAVEISNQNLLDNTLKMSEIMDLLGLHIGAFEYSPGGYGVQVTKQIFPLMELPCEDENHLYVDEKVFLSRLSDMQRCPVPEENGIYRISGKTERWVRITLSLRHGHSLGIIEDVTGDMMKKQRIKYERDHDSLTRIYSRAAFQREAEAILEQAGEMPGQTGEMPGLSGNGPVNLGTAAMVMLDLDGLKSVNDTYGHESGDIYIRETAVCMKGIPEDHAIVGRRSGDEFFILLFGYEDRNGVRKQLRDFYDILDKHPAVLPDGIQLKIQISSGIAWYGGELCTFEELVRCADIALYEAKSTMKGQTVEYSKG, from the coding sequence ATGAAACAAAAGCAGTCCATAGCATCAAAATGCTCTGCCTTTACTGCGGGTCTGGTGATTCTTCAGTCTCTGCTGGTTCTGGGGATGCTGATAGCGGGCGGAATATTGAAGCAGACCAGGGATACGGCGTACCAGTCATTTGCGTCCACTGTGACCCTCAGGGCCAGCTCCATTCAGGACCAGATTGACAACCGGTGGACCAATATTCATCCCTATGTACAGGAATTGTCCGACCGATTGTCTGAGAGCGGCTATGGGGAGGGAAAAATGGATGCGGAGTCATTTCTGATTGGCTCTGCGGATACCCTTATATCCATGCTGCATGTCAGCGGTACCACGGGCACATTTCTGATACTGGATGAACCGGGGCAGGGAAAAAGCATGCCGGCTCTGTATTTCAGGGACTATGACCCGGAGACATACAGCGCGGACAACAGTGATTTGTTCCAGGTAATGGGACCTGCAGAGATATCCAGGAGATACCAGATTCCTCTGGACAGCGTTTGGCATTACGGCCTGTCATTGAATGAAGAAAACAGGAAGTTTTTTGATATGCCGTTTCAGGCGGCCGGCCAGTCCAGGGATTATGAAAAGCTGGGATACTGGAGCCGGCCTTTCTACATGACACCTGAGGATGTGCCTGTCATTACCTACACCGTTCCGCTCTTTGACCGCGCCGGCCAGGTCCACGGTGTGATTGGGGTGGAGATATCCCTGGAGCATATAAGAAAGCTGCTGCCTGCCAACGAGCTGTCTGCCCAGGATTCACCGGGGTACATGGTTGCCGCAATGCAGGAGAACCCGCAGGAGCTGTTTGTTCTGGTCAAGAAGGGCGAGTACCAGAACAGGCTTTTTGGGGATGAACCGCTGCTCAGGATAAAGCAGGAGGACGAAACGTACTCTATCTGTCAGGTATCCAGCCTTACAGGAGAAAAGATATACGGCTGTATTAAGAGCCTGGATTTATACGGCACAAAGAATGTTCCATATGACAGCGGGAACTGGGTGGTTCTGGGATTAATGAGAGGGGATGCACTGTATGGTTTTCTTCACCGGATCATAAAGATTTTTGCAGTGACATTGATGGTATCCCTTTTGCTGGGTGCCGGGGCCGCCGGGTTCATCAGCAGGAAAATCACGGAACCTGTGGCAAAGCTGGCCGCCAAAGTAAGGAATTTTGATTATACCAGAAAAATCAGGCTGGAGAGGACCGGGATAGAGGAATTGGATTTGTTGTCTCAGGCAGTGGAGATATCCAATCAGAATCTGCTGGACAACACACTTAAGATGTCTGAAATCATGGACCTTCTGGGCCTTCATATCGGTGCCTTTGAGTACAGTCCCGGCGGATATGGAGTACAGGTCACAAAACAGATCTTTCCCCTTATGGAACTTCCATGTGAGGACGAGAATCATTTGTATGTGGATGAGAAGGTATTTCTGTCCAGGCTGTCGGATATGCAAAGATGTCCGGTGCCGGAGGAAAACGGAATCTACAGAATCAGCGGAAAAACAGAGCGCTGGGTACGGATTACCCTGTCTCTGCGCCACGGCCATTCCCTGGGAATCATTGAGGATGTGACCGGTGATATGATGAAAAAACAGAGAATTAAATATGAGAGGGACCATGACAGCCTGACCAGGATTTACAGCCGGGCAGCTTTCCAGCGGGAGGCAGAGGCCATACTGGAACAGGCGGGAGAAATGCCGGGACAGACAGGAGAAATGCCGGGCCTGAGCGGAAACGGCCCTGTCAATCTGGGAACCGCCGCAATGGTTATGCTGGATTTAGATGGCCTTAAGTCAGTAAATGATACCTACGGCCATGAAAGCGGCGATATCTATATCAGAGAGACCGCAGTATGCATGAAAGGGATACCGGAGGACCATGCCATAGTTGGCAGGCGTTCCGGGGACGAGTTTTTCATTCTGTTGTTTGGCTATGAGGACAGGAATGGCGTCAGGAAACAATTGAGGGATTTCTATGATATTCTGGATAAACACCCAGCCGTTCTGCCTGACGGAATACAGCTGAAAATCCAGATTTCGTCAGGCATTGCCTGGTATGGAGGTGAACTCTGTACATTTGAGGAACTGGTAAGATGTGCGGACATTGCCCTGTACGAGGCAAAGTCCACCATGAAGGGACAGACCGTGGAGTACAGTAAAGGATGA